A stretch of Mya arenaria isolate MELC-2E11 chromosome 14, ASM2691426v1 DNA encodes these proteins:
- the LOC128217444 gene encoding universal stress protein YxiE-like isoform X2 encodes MAAKNDDNRIVLIAMDGSEYSDYAFDWYWDNIHRDSDHVVLLHVPEYHTVVQSPMVMADVTVISEMMAEEEKRIKSFLEGLGQKLKDKKVGGKVKSVGGNPGEVVCRVAKEEGATLIVTGTRGMGKIRRTFLGSISDYIIHHSNVPVLVCRHKDTQHHH; translated from the exons ATGGCAGCCAAGAATGACGACAACAGGATTGTTCTGATAGCCATGGATGGCAGTGAATATTCGGATTATgcttttgatt GGTACTGGGACAATATCCACCGTGACTCGGACCATGTTGTCCTGCTGCATGTGCCAGAATACCACACCGTCGTTCAGTCAC CCATGGTGATGGCGGATGTGACGGTGATCTCAGAGATGATGGCTGAGGAGGAGAAGAGAATCAAGTCCTTCCTCGAGGGCCTCGGACAGAAACTCAAGGACAAAAAG GTTGGTGGGAAGGTGAAGAGTGTGGGGGGCAACCCCGGGGAGGTGGTGTGCCGTGTGGCCAAGGAAGAGGGTGCCACGCTCATTGTGACAGGCACTCGTGGAATGGGGAAGATAAGACGCACGTTCCTAGGCTCCATCTCCGACTACATCATCCACCACTCCAATGTACCAGTCCTGGTGTGTCGACACAAGGACACCCAGCATCACCACTAG
- the LOC128217444 gene encoding universal stress protein YxiE-like isoform X1, protein MAAKNDDNRIVLIAMDGSEYSDYAFDWYWDNIHRDSDHVVLLHVPEYHTVVQSQADRVTAMVMADVTVISEMMAEEEKRIKSFLEGLGQKLKDKKVGGKVKSVGGNPGEVVCRVAKEEGATLIVTGTRGMGKIRRTFLGSISDYIIHHSNVPVLVCRHKDTQHHH, encoded by the exons ATGGCAGCCAAGAATGACGACAACAGGATTGTTCTGATAGCCATGGATGGCAGTGAATATTCGGATTATgcttttgatt GGTACTGGGACAATATCCACCGTGACTCGGACCATGTTGTCCTGCTGCATGTGCCAGAATACCACACCGTCGTTCAGTCAC AGGCTGACAGAGTGACAG CCATGGTGATGGCGGATGTGACGGTGATCTCAGAGATGATGGCTGAGGAGGAGAAGAGAATCAAGTCCTTCCTCGAGGGCCTCGGACAGAAACTCAAGGACAAAAAG GTTGGTGGGAAGGTGAAGAGTGTGGGGGGCAACCCCGGGGAGGTGGTGTGCCGTGTGGCCAAGGAAGAGGGTGCCACGCTCATTGTGACAGGCACTCGTGGAATGGGGAAGATAAGACGCACGTTCCTAGGCTCCATCTCCGACTACATCATCCACCACTCCAATGTACCAGTCCTGGTGTGTCGACACAAGGACACCCAGCATCACCACTAG